The following proteins are co-located in the Desulfobacterales bacterium genome:
- a CDS encoding DUF1566 domain-containing protein, translating to MRIQPRHANRSGIRRFFTLLLVAAAVFCLAGSGWAADRFVDNGDGTVTDNGTDLMWSKEASTLKKDLSHAWTYAEKSNLGGHTDWRLPTKSELESLGDPFPFSAFDIKRGEYLTLSSYQQKSGDVYVAKMNPMKKKVAFVEGPDRFPYYILIVRDK from the coding sequence ATGCGAATTCAGCCCCGCCATGCAAACCGTTCCGGCATACGTCGATTTTTTACATTGCTCCTTGTAGCGGCAGCGGTTTTTTGTCTGGCCGGCTCGGGATGGGCGGCTGACAGATTTGTTGATAACGGCGACGGCACGGTCACTGACAATGGAACGGATCTGATGTGGTCCAAAGAGGCGTCCACCCTTAAAAAAGACCTGTCCCATGCGTGGACCTATGCGGAAAAATCAAATCTTGGGGGGCATACTGACTGGCGCCTGCCGACTAAGTCTGAACTGGAAAGCCTTGGCGATCCGTTTCCGTTCTCCGCGTTTGATATCAAAAGGGGCGAATACCTGACGTTAAGCAGTTATCAGCAGAAAAGCGGGGATGTATATGTGGCTAAAATGAATCCCATGAAAAAAAAGGTAGCCTTTGTTGAAGGGCCGGATCGATTCCCCTATTATATTTTGATCGTACGGGATAAATAA
- a CDS encoding enoyl-CoA hydratase, with protein sequence MTYQEILFETQGPIGVLTLNSPKTINALSKNLIEEMIDALSNVAADESVKVVIIRAAGKHFCAGHNLSEMVDSGVKEYKTIFDQCTKMMQLIHEIPQPVIAQVQGIATAAGCQLAAWCDLVVASEDARFSTPGVKIGLFCTTPMVAISRAIGRKMAMEMLLTGREFPAQEAKELGLVNRVVPLEDLTAETDALAQKISEASRFALSFGKQGFYTQMDQTDDKALHFAKHTIALNNLAEDAQIGIKAFLEKKPNVEWRNR encoded by the coding sequence ATGACCTATCAGGAAATCCTTTTTGAAACCCAGGGACCGATCGGCGTGCTTACCTTAAACAGCCCGAAAACCATAAACGCCCTGTCCAAAAACCTGATCGAAGAGATGATTGATGCCTTGTCAAATGTGGCAGCAGACGAATCGGTGAAGGTCGTCATCATCCGGGCGGCGGGCAAGCATTTCTGTGCCGGGCACAACTTATCCGAAATGGTGGATTCAGGCGTGAAAGAGTATAAGACCATTTTTGATCAGTGCACCAAAATGATGCAGCTCATCCATGAAATCCCGCAGCCGGTGATTGCTCAAGTCCAGGGCATTGCCACGGCTGCCGGATGCCAGCTGGCGGCCTGGTGCGATCTGGTGGTGGCGAGCGAAGATGCCCGGTTTTCCACACCCGGAGTTAAAATCGGCCTTTTCTGCACCACCCCGATGGTTGCCATCTCAAGGGCCATTGGCCGCAAAATGGCCATGGAAATGCTTTTGACCGGCCGTGAATTTCCGGCGCAGGAGGCTAAGGAACTCGGCCTGGTCAATCGGGTGGTGCCATTGGAAGACTTGACCGCAGAAACGGATGCGCTGGCCCAAAAAATCAGCGAAGCAAGCCGCTTTGCGCTGAGTTTCGGCAAACAGGGCTTTTACACCCAGATGGACCAGACAGATGACAAAGCGCTTCATTTTGCCAAGCACACCATCGCATTAAACAACCTGGCGGAAGATGCGCAAATCGGCATCAAGGCGTTTCTGGAAAAGAAACCCAATGTAGAATGGAGGAATAGGTAG
- the trpC gene encoding indole-3-glycerol phosphate synthase TrpC has product MHEDFLKKVFEQKKADIQAARKTRTEESLRREAEARQDRRPFIDRLKPGSAGDVHIIAEVKRASPSKGDIRSDLDAALLAAAYERGGAAAVSVLTESRWFKGSIADLQAARAAVSLPVLRKDFIFEPYQIYESAAAGADAVLLIVALLGPAQLDEYLEICESAGVDALVEIHSPRDLEMVVESRARLIGINNRNLRTLETDIQIAINAAAGLAPGQIPVAASGIRTRGDIEKNMACGICNFLIGEHLVRADDPEAFLRELTAPPNPSPLRGER; this is encoded by the coding sequence ATGCACGAGGATTTTCTAAAAAAGGTCTTTGAACAGAAAAAGGCCGATATCCAGGCGGCCAGAAAAACCCGGACCGAAGAAAGCTTAAGACGGGAGGCGGAAGCCCGACAAGACCGGCGCCCGTTTATTGACCGGCTTAAGCCCGGCTCTGCCGGAGATGTGCATATTATCGCTGAAGTCAAGCGGGCCTCGCCGTCTAAAGGCGATATCCGGTCGGACCTTGACGCCGCACTGCTGGCGGCAGCCTACGAGCGCGGCGGAGCGGCGGCCGTTTCGGTTTTAACGGAATCCCGCTGGTTTAAGGGCAGCATCGCGGATCTTCAGGCGGCACGGGCGGCCGTAAGTCTCCCGGTGCTGCGGAAGGATTTTATATTTGAGCCCTATCAAATTTATGAATCCGCTGCTGCCGGCGCGGATGCGGTGCTTTTGATTGTTGCGCTCCTGGGACCGGCACAGCTTGATGAATATCTTGAAATCTGCGAATCCGCTGGCGTGGATGCCCTGGTGGAAATCCACAGCCCCAGGGATCTGGAAATGGTTGTCGAGAGCCGCGCCCGGTTGATCGGGATCAATAACCGGAATCTAAGGACGCTTGAGACGGATATCCAAATCGCCATTAATGCGGCTGCGGGGCTGGCGCCGGGCCAGATACCGGTGGCGGCCAGCGGCATCCGGACAAGGGGTGATATTGAAAAAAATATGGCCTGCGGGATCTGCAATTTTCTGATCGGCGAACATTTGGTAAGGGCGGATGATCCGGAGGCGTTTTTGCGGGAGCTGACCGCCCCGCCCAATCCCTCCCCACTGCGTGGAGAGAGGTAA
- a CDS encoding phosphoribosylanthranilate isomerase, translated as MNKADNICGIKICGITEPETAAEIAKLGVQAIGLVFFPKSRRCVTPDQALEISRALPERIQTIGIFVNETADTIAKTAGQSGLTGVQLHGQEPPEVVEKLKNKGLMVIKALYTKGSPSIAEADQYAADAYLIECAQGKLPGGNAMAWNWREANGFGDNHPFILAGGLNPENVASAICNAKPHAVDVSSGVEAGPGKKDMAKVRAFIHAVQKYNCQYPIRRIFNADGR; from the coding sequence ATGAATAAAGCGGACAATATTTGCGGAATAAAAATTTGCGGAATAACCGAGCCGGAGACGGCGGCTGAAATTGCCAAACTAGGGGTTCAGGCGATCGGGCTGGTATTTTTCCCCAAAAGCCGGCGATGTGTTACGCCGGATCAGGCGCTTGAAATCAGCCGGGCGCTTCCGGAGAGAATACAAACGATTGGCATATTTGTGAATGAAACAGCGGATACGATTGCAAAAACCGCCGGGCAAAGCGGGCTCACCGGCGTACAACTCCACGGCCAGGAGCCGCCGGAAGTGGTGGAGAAATTGAAAAACAAGGGGCTAATGGTGATCAAGGCGCTTTATACAAAAGGCAGCCCCTCAATTGCCGAAGCGGACCAATATGCCGCGGATGCGTATTTAATCGAGTGCGCCCAAGGCAAATTGCCGGGCGGCAACGCTATGGCCTGGAACTGGCGCGAGGCGAACGGTTTCGGGGACAATCACCCGTTTATCCTGGCCGGCGGCTTGAACCCGGAAAACGTTGCTTCTGCCATTTGCAACGCCAAACCGCATGCCGTGGATGTGAGCTCAGGTGTGGAAGCCGGCCCGGGCAAAAAAGACATGGCAAAAGTTCGGGCATTTATTCACGCCGTACAAAAATACAACTGCCAATACCCCATAAGGAGGATTTTCAATGCAGATGGGCGATAA
- a CDS encoding type 1 glutamine amidotransferase domain-containing protein: MRLKDKTIGIFVGPGFEDLEFWVPYMRMKEEGASVKVIGTRAGETYPSKSGGLEATSDADAKGVTADEFDALIVPGGWAPDKLRRDPNILKLIRAMNNEGKILGFICHAGWVAASAGICKGKQATGSVGIKDDMENAGATWVDASAFREDNLVWGRVVADIPDFCRELVAALSG; this comes from the coding sequence ATGCGGCTTAAAGACAAGACCATCGGCATTTTCGTGGGCCCCGGATTCGAGGACCTGGAATTCTGGGTGCCCTATATGCGAATGAAGGAAGAAGGGGCGAGCGTTAAAGTCATTGGCACCCGGGCGGGCGAGACCTATCCCAGCAAAAGCGGCGGATTAGAGGCCACCAGCGATGCGGATGCAAAAGGGGTTACGGCTGACGAATTTGATGCGCTGATCGTGCCGGGCGGCTGGGCGCCGGACAAGCTGCGGCGGGATCCGAATATCTTAAAGCTGATCCGGGCCATGAACAATGAGGGAAAAATCCTGGGCTTTATCTGTCATGCCGGCTGGGTGGCGGCGAGCGCCGGCATCTGCAAAGGCAAACAGGCCACCGGCAGCGTCGGTATCAAGGATGACATGGAAAACGCCGGCGCCACGTGGGTGGATGCATCCGCCTTTCGGGAGGACAATCTGGTGTGGGGCCGCGTGGTAGCCGATATTCCGGATTTCTGCCGGGAACTGGTGGCGGCGCTTTCGGGATAG
- the sbtM gene encoding thio(seleno)oxazole modification radical SAM maturase SbtM translates to MPELSFAGCPREAYPVCLYLVPELEKRLEDGQTLSGLLTNEPKACGPYPFLPDLAKIEEAKWRLHSTQPSMPEHLDKRQVNPALELIPVAWSGLPAFISDRTRPPHPGATYVLVMIKPGKSNVQVRETDARDLLALKIMAEDMDSRSAAAEGGVSVGTIDELLYFAEKRGLVLAPPSRIRRPPDFPKGRITDPDVFTSPTFTLQWHVTQACDLNCRHCYDRSDRSDMTLTQALAVLDDLYDFCTTHNVFGQVSFTGGNPLLYPHFDRLYGEAADRGFMTAVLGNPMPRARIESLMNIQKLEFYQVSLEGTTAHNDYIRGNGHFDGTLKFLAELGALGVYRMVMLTLTRDNMAQVLELADHLKDRTELFTFNRLAPVGQGAQLAAVDPADFPEFLKSYYSVAQTHPFMSLKDNLFNLLCWQQGKQVGGGCTGHGCGAAFNFVSLLPDGEVHACRKLPSLIGNIYEKPLNDIYHGDFARRYRAGSSACKDCEIRPVCGACLAVGYGFGNDIFNDPDPYCFRLYA, encoded by the coding sequence ATGCCGGAACTGTCTTTTGCAGGATGCCCCAGAGAAGCTTATCCGGTTTGCCTTTATCTGGTACCGGAGCTTGAAAAACGGCTTGAAGACGGGCAAACCCTGTCCGGACTTCTGACAAATGAACCGAAAGCCTGCGGTCCTTACCCATTTTTGCCTGATCTGGCAAAAATTGAGGAGGCAAAATGGCGGCTGCATTCAACTCAGCCGTCTATGCCGGAGCATTTAGATAAGCGGCAGGTCAACCCGGCGCTTGAGCTGATTCCGGTGGCGTGGTCGGGCCTCCCGGCTTTTATTTCGGATCGCACCCGCCCGCCCCATCCCGGCGCCACTTACGTACTGGTAATGATAAAGCCAGGCAAATCAAACGTTCAGGTTCGGGAGACCGATGCCAGGGATCTCCTGGCCCTTAAAATAATGGCCGAGGACATGGATTCCCGGTCAGCGGCGGCTGAAGGCGGCGTTTCGGTGGGTACCATTGACGAGCTCCTCTATTTTGCCGAAAAGCGCGGCCTGGTGCTCGCTCCGCCTTCACGCATCCGCCGTCCGCCGGATTTCCCCAAAGGCCGGATAACTGATCCCGACGTTTTTACATCCCCCACCTTCACCCTGCAGTGGCACGTCACGCAGGCCTGCGACTTAAACTGCCGGCATTGCTACGATCGAAGTGACCGAAGTGACATGACCCTGACCCAGGCCCTGGCGGTATTGGATGACCTCTATGATTTTTGCACAACGCATAATGTGTTCGGACAGGTTTCCTTTACCGGCGGCAATCCATTGCTTTATCCGCATTTTGACCGGCTTTACGGCGAAGCGGCAGACCGGGGGTTTATGACCGCCGTCCTCGGCAATCCCATGCCGCGGGCGAGAATTGAAAGCCTGATGAATATTCAGAAACTTGAATTTTACCAGGTCAGCCTCGAGGGGACAACAGCGCACAACGACTATATACGGGGAAACGGCCATTTTGACGGGACACTGAAGTTTCTGGCAGAACTGGGGGCTCTCGGTGTCTACCGCATGGTGATGCTGACGCTTACCCGGGATAACATGGCCCAGGTGCTTGAGCTTGCCGATCATTTAAAGGATCGGACTGAGCTTTTCACATTCAACCGGCTCGCTCCCGTGGGGCAGGGCGCACAGTTGGCTGCCGTGGATCCGGCGGATTTCCCCGAATTTCTGAAAAGCTATTATTCAGTCGCCCAAACCCATCCATTCATGTCCTTAAAGGACAACCTCTTTAACCTGCTTTGCTGGCAGCAGGGAAAGCAGGTCGGCGGGGGCTGTACGGGCCACGGATGTGGCGCGGCATTCAACTTCGTCTCCCTTCTGCCGGACGGCGAAGTCCACGCCTGCCGAAAGCTGCCCTCGCTTATCGGCAATATCTATGAAAAGCCCTTAAACGACATCTATCACGGGGATTTCGCCCGCCGCTATCGCGCCGGTTCGAGCGCCTGCAAAGACTGTGAAATCCGGCCGGTCTGCGGCGCCTGCCTGGCGGTGGGCTATGGCTTTGGCAACGATATTTTCAATGACCCGGATCCCTACTGCTTCCGCTTGTATGCGTGA
- a CDS encoding spermidine synthase, with product MPPLFEELDYRKTAMGELILRRRQIISLDGQTVYEVKLGDEYLMSSLFHASEVALAEIGLEKIGGSGWDIVVGGLGLGYTAAAALKFEQVRRMIVIEALAPVIDWHRQGLIPNADFLNNDPRCIYYEADFFALARGPGFDPDTSGHQFDAILLDIDHTPDYLLNTSHGDLYTASGMARLKSFLKPGGLFALWSNDPPADAFLGILAGVFDRTEGHTIEFENPIQATKSENGIYLAWSA from the coding sequence ATGCCCCCTCTTTTTGAAGAACTGGATTACCGAAAAACGGCTATGGGTGAGCTGATCCTCCGGAGACGCCAAATAATTTCCCTGGACGGACAGACAGTTTACGAGGTCAAGCTCGGAGATGAATATCTGATGTCGAGTCTTTTTCACGCCTCCGAGGTGGCGCTGGCAGAGATCGGGCTGGAAAAGATAGGCGGCAGCGGATGGGATATCGTTGTCGGGGGTCTGGGGCTTGGCTACACGGCTGCGGCAGCGCTTAAATTTGAGCAGGTCAGGCGCATGATCGTCATTGAAGCGCTGGCCCCGGTAATTGACTGGCACCGGCAGGGCCTCATACCCAACGCTGATTTTTTAAATAATGATCCGCGGTGCATATATTATGAGGCCGACTTTTTTGCCCTTGCCCGGGGGCCGGGGTTTGATCCGGATACCTCCGGCCATCAATTCGATGCCATTTTACTGGATATCGATCATACCCCGGATTATCTTTTAAACACCAGCCACGGCGACCTTTACACCGCTTCCGGCATGGCGCGTCTGAAATCATTTCTAAAACCCGGCGGCTTATTTGCCTTGTGGTCCAATGACCCGCCCGCTGATGCCTTTCTCGGGATCCTGGCAGGTGTTTTTGACCGCACCGAAGGCCATACCATAGAATTTGAAAACCCTATACAGGCGACAAAATCAGAAAACGGCATTTATTTGGCCTGGTCAGCTTGA
- the trpD gene encoding anthranilate phosphoribosyltransferase has protein sequence MFTEKLRKITRQEDLDASETAQIINEIFSGSLTDAQIGAFMAALATKGETYEELAGAATAMRRKAIRIETPASTIVDTCGTGGDGAKTFNISTTTAFVVAGCGVTVAKHGNRSISSQCGSADLLEVLGMNLDLDPELVEEAVTDIGIGFLFAPKYHGAMRYAATARKEVAIRSIFNMLGPLTNPAAANCQILGVYAPELTEMFARAMQKLGSRRVFVVHGHDGLDEISVCAPTRISELNDGRIQTYDISPEQFFREPAEPEALAGGDPAENADITLKILGGEKGPCRDVVLINAAAALVAAGKAEKLSDGITVAEHAIDSGAARDKLDALIAFTRENT, from the coding sequence ATGTTCACTGAAAAATTAAGAAAAATTACCCGGCAGGAGGATCTGGACGCGTCTGAAACCGCGCAGATAATTAATGAAATCTTTTCCGGCAGTCTCACCGACGCCCAGATCGGCGCTTTTATGGCCGCCCTTGCCACCAAGGGCGAGACATACGAGGAACTGGCCGGGGCGGCCACTGCCATGCGGAGAAAAGCGATTCGGATCGAAACACCGGCCTCAACCATTGTGGATACATGCGGCACGGGCGGTGACGGTGCCAAGACATTTAACATTTCAACCACCACGGCATTCGTGGTGGCGGGCTGCGGGGTCACGGTGGCCAAGCACGGCAACCGGTCTATCTCAAGCCAGTGCGGAAGCGCGGATCTTTTGGAAGTTCTGGGCATGAACCTGGATCTTGATCCGGAGCTTGTTGAAGAGGCGGTCACGGACATCGGCATTGGATTTCTTTTTGCACCCAAGTATCACGGGGCCATGCGCTACGCCGCCACCGCCAGAAAGGAGGTGGCGATCCGCAGCATTTTTAACATGCTGGGCCCGCTCACCAACCCGGCGGCGGCCAACTGCCAAATTCTGGGGGTTTACGCGCCGGAGCTCACGGAAATGTTTGCCCGGGCCATGCAAAAACTCGGATCCAGGCGGGTCTTCGTGGTTCACGGCCATGACGGGTTGGATGAAATCTCCGTATGCGCGCCAACCCGGATTTCCGAGTTAAATGACGGCCGCATCCAGACCTATGACATCTCACCGGAGCAGTTTTTCAGGGAGCCGGCGGAACCTGAAGCGCTTGCCGGCGGGGACCCGGCAGAAAATGCGGATATCACGCTAAAAATTTTGGGCGGCGAAAAGGGACCTTGCCGGGATGTGGTGCTTATAAACGCGGCAGCCGCACTGGTGGCGGCCGGCAAGGCGGAAAAACTTTCTGACGGGATTACGGTTGCGGAACACGCCATTGATTCAGGTGCAGCCCGGGATAAGCTTGACGCGCTGATCGCATTTACCCGGGAGAACACCTGA
- a CDS encoding anthranilate synthase component I family protein: protein MELQQFPDKNNFKQLYQAYNVVPICREILADRDTPVSVLEKIDDKTGPALLLESVEGGERWGRFSFLSTSARTHVKIFREVVEIRKNGGTEEIAHKNDPFAILRQFMARYKPANIAGLPRFWGGLVGYLTYEAVSFFEEIPNQWPADKPLAHFVMPDEVLIFDNVRNTLQIIAIAFTADEADAEKAYAQTIGRIDRLDQAISKPYTDLPSPAGQTPLDLKPVYTEAEFRSKVEKIIQYITAGEVIQTVVSQPFVSAAPADLMSLYRVQRYINPSPYLFFLKLDHMALVGSSPETMVRLENGVATLRPIAGTRQRGKTEQADRALADELLKDEKERAEHLMLVDLGRNDLGRVAETGTVQVTDLMFIERYSHVMHMVSNITCDLRPEYDAWDLLAASFPAGTLSGAPKVRAMEIISEMEAYPRGPYGGAVGYISFSGNMDLAITIRTACIEDDKLTVNAGAGIVYDSDPEKERVETVNKAMAIQRALELINRHNQTGENR, encoded by the coding sequence ATGGAACTGCAGCAGTTTCCGGACAAGAACAATTTCAAACAGCTCTACCAGGCTTACAATGTGGTGCCCATCTGCCGGGAGATATTGGCCGACCGGGACACACCGGTGTCGGTGCTTGAAAAAATCGACGACAAGACCGGGCCGGCCCTGCTTCTGGAAAGTGTGGAGGGCGGAGAGCGCTGGGGTCGGTTTAGCTTTTTAAGCACCTCCGCCCGAACCCATGTCAAAATATTCCGGGAGGTGGTGGAAATCCGGAAAAACGGCGGCACCGAAGAGATCGCGCACAAAAACGACCCGTTTGCCATTCTCCGCCAATTCATGGCCCGCTATAAGCCGGCAAATATCGCCGGCCTGCCCCGGTTCTGGGGCGGGCTGGTGGGTTATCTCACCTATGAAGCGGTCTCCTTTTTCGAGGAAATCCCCAACCAGTGGCCGGCGGACAAGCCCCTGGCGCATTTTGTGATGCCGGATGAGGTGCTGATTTTTGACAATGTCCGCAATACCCTGCAGATTATCGCGATTGCCTTTACCGCGGACGAGGCGGATGCCGAAAAAGCTTATGCGCAGACGATCGGGCGGATTGACCGGCTGGATCAGGCGATTTCAAAGCCTTATACGGATTTGCCGTCGCCGGCCGGTCAGACCCCATTGGATTTAAAGCCGGTTTATACGGAGGCGGAATTCCGGTCTAAGGTGGAAAAAATCATCCAATACATTACCGCCGGCGAGGTCATCCAGACCGTGGTCTCCCAGCCCTTTGTGTCAGCGGCGCCGGCGGATCTTATGTCGCTATACCGGGTCCAGCGCTACATCAACCCCTCCCCTTACCTGTTTTTTCTAAAACTCGATCATATGGCCCTTGTCGGGTCCTCACCCGAGACCATGGTGCGCCTTGAAAACGGCGTGGCCACGCTTCGCCCGATTGCCGGCACGCGCCAGCGCGGAAAAACCGAACAGGCGGACCGGGCCCTGGCAGACGAACTTTTAAAAGATGAAAAAGAGCGGGCCGAGCATCTGATGCTCGTTGACCTCGGAAGAAATGACCTGGGCCGGGTGGCGGAAACCGGCACCGTCCAGGTCACGGATTTGATGTTTATCGAGCGCTATTCCCATGTGATGCACATGGTCTCCAATATCACTTGTGACCTTAGGCCGGAATACGATGCCTGGGATCTGCTGGCCGCCAGTTTCCCGGCCGGTACCCTCTCCGGCGCGCCGAAAGTGCGGGCAATGGAGATTATCTCGGAAATGGAGGCATACCCGCGCGGCCCCTATGGCGGGGCGGTGGGCTACATCTCCTTTTCCGGAAACATGGATCTGGCCATCACCATCCGAACGGCCTGCATCGAAGACGACAAGCTCACGGTTAATGCCGGCGCGGGCATTGTTTATGATTCAGATCCGGAAAAAGAACGCGTTGAGACGGTAAACAAGGCCATGGCCATCCAGCGGGCCCTTGAACTCATCAACCGGCACAATCAAACAGGAGAGAACCGATGA
- a CDS encoding DegV family protein, with the protein MIIHCSSELSDNYKNALKVQEEFQNHQCRVEIIDSRSCSMGYGLAVVEAAKAFKKGMEFGSVVYEVNRMLRQTTSYLTIPTLKYLRKRKKIGGFKSMLGLTLGAKPVLGLEDGRLEVKTKLFGKQPNMILSMLDMIKTDIGKKPITLAIVHGRDKSVVKSLKEVFQHNFNCREIHQAYFGPSITINAGPDAIGVMYTKYDR; encoded by the coding sequence CTGATTATTCATTGCTCCAGTGAATTGAGCGATAACTATAAAAATGCGCTCAAGGTACAGGAGGAGTTCCAGAATCACCAGTGCCGGGTGGAGATCATAGATTCCCGTTCATGCAGCATGGGCTACGGGCTGGCCGTGGTTGAGGCGGCCAAGGCGTTTAAAAAGGGGATGGAATTCGGCAGCGTGGTCTACGAGGTCAACCGCATGCTGAGGCAGACCACTTCCTACCTCACCATTCCCACGCTCAAATACCTGCGGAAAAGAAAAAAAATCGGCGGATTTAAATCCATGCTCGGCCTGACATTAGGAGCCAAGCCGGTTCTGGGGCTTGAGGATGGCAGGCTTGAGGTAAAGACGAAGCTCTTCGGCAAACAGCCCAACATGATTTTGTCCATGCTTGATATGATCAAGACGGATATCGGCAAAAAGCCCATTACGCTGGCCATTGTGCACGGACGGGACAAGAGCGTGGTCAAAAGCCTGAAAGAGGTTTTTCAGCACAATTTTAACTGCCGGGAGATCCATCAGGCCTATTTCGGCCCGTCAATTACCATCAACGCCGGCCCGGATGCCATCGGCGTGATGTACACGAAATACGACAGGTAA
- the trpB gene encoding tryptophan synthase subunit beta, with translation MQMGDKYEEKYETGRFPDPNGHFGPYGGRYVAETLMPALIELEDAFRRFVPDPAFQAEFKELLKNYTGRPTPLFYAERLSRHLNGAKIYLKREDLTHTGAHKINNTLGQTLLARWMGKQKIIAETGAGQHGVATATTAAYFGMDCKIFMGVEDIERQAPNVKRMKLLGAEVVPVDSGTGTLKDAMNEAIRYWVSEVRDTYYVIGSVAGPHPYPEMVREFQKVIGEESRQQMLEETGRLPNLLVACVGGGSNAMGLFYPFLNDASVEMLGAEAAGTGIASGKHAATLCAGNLGVLHGAKSYLLQDEYGQIKEAHSVSAGLDYPGVGPEHALLKDFKRVCYVAVEDDEALAAFHLLCKKEGIIPALESSHALAAAMQAAQNRAPGDIILVNLSGRGDKDLGIVTDPS, from the coding sequence ATGCAGATGGGCGATAAATACGAAGAAAAATATGAAACCGGCCGGTTTCCCGATCCTAACGGCCATTTCGGCCCCTATGGGGGCAGATATGTGGCTGAAACTTTGATGCCGGCCCTAATCGAGTTAGAAGACGCATTCCGCCGGTTTGTTCCGGATCCCGCGTTTCAGGCCGAATTCAAGGAACTGCTGAAAAACTACACCGGCCGGCCCACCCCGCTTTTTTATGCGGAGCGATTGAGCCGGCATTTAAACGGGGCGAAAATCTATCTAAAGCGCGAAGACCTCACCCACACCGGCGCCCACAAAATCAACAACACCCTGGGCCAGACCCTTTTGGCGCGGTGGATGGGCAAACAAAAGATCATCGCAGAGACCGGGGCCGGCCAGCACGGGGTGGCCACCGCCACCACCGCGGCCTATTTCGGTATGGACTGCAAGATCTTCATGGGGGTTGAAGACATTGAGCGGCAGGCGCCGAATGTCAAGCGCATGAAACTTTTAGGCGCCGAGGTGGTGCCCGTTGATTCCGGCACCGGCACCTTGAAGGATGCCATGAACGAGGCCATCCGCTACTGGGTATCGGAGGTCCGGGACACCTATTATGTGATCGGCTCGGTGGCCGGCCCGCACCCCTACCCCGAGATGGTCCGAGAGTTCCAAAAGGTTATCGGCGAAGAGTCCAGGCAGCAGATGCTTGAGGAAACCGGCCGCCTGCCGAATCTGTTGGTGGCCTGCGTGGGCGGGGGCAGTAATGCCATGGGGCTTTTTTATCCGTTTTTAAATGATGCTTCGGTGGAGATGCTCGGCGCGGAAGCCGCCGGTACGGGCATTGCCAGTGGCAAGCATGCCGCCACCCTTTGCGCCGGAAACCTCGGGGTGCTGCACGGCGCCAAGTCCTATCTCTTGCAGGATGAATACGGACAGATCAAGGAAGCCCATTCCGTCTCAGCCGGCCTTGATTATCCGGGGGTCGGCCCGGAGCATGCCCTTTTAAAGGATTTCAAACGGGTTTGCTATGTTGCGGTGGAAGATGATGAGGCCCTTGCGGCATTTCATTTATTATGCAAAAAAGAGGGCATCATTCCGGCGCTGGAAAGTTCCCATGCCCTGGCCGCGGCCATGCAGGCAGCCCAAAACCGGGCGCCCGGGGATATCATCCTCGTAAACCTCTCCGGCCGGGGGGATAAGGATCTGGGGATTGTCACCGATCCGTCTTAA
- a CDS encoding aminodeoxychorismate/anthranilate synthase component II, whose translation MIVMIDNYDSFTYNLVQYLRQLDAEVRVHRNDRFALADLDADSIDGIVISPGPGVPEAAGLSIPVIREFSGKVPILGVCLGHQAIAAAFGGKIISARRIMHGKTSTITADGSGLFKNINKPFTAMRYHSLAVSRSDLPDCLEVTAESEDGEIMGLRHREHLTEGIQFHPESIMTTIGKRILRNFVNMSHEFA comes from the coding sequence ATGATTGTCATGATCGACAACTATGATTCATTTACCTATAACCTGGTGCAGTACCTGCGCCAGCTGGATGCGGAGGTCCGGGTGCACCGAAATGATCGGTTTGCCCTGGCGGATCTGGATGCCGATTCAATTGACGGGATAGTGATCTCGCCGGGCCCCGGGGTTCCCGAGGCCGCCGGGCTTTCCATCCCGGTAATCCGCGAATTTTCCGGAAAAGTGCCGATTTTAGGGGTCTGCCTGGGGCACCAGGCCATTGCCGCGGCATTCGGCGGGAAAATCATTTCCGCCCGGCGGATCATGCACGGCAAGACATCAACCATCACAGCCGACGGCAGCGGCTTGTTCAAAAACATCAATAAGCCCTTTACCGCCATGCGCTATCATTCCCTGGCCGTCTCGCGGTCCGATCTCCCGGATTGTCTGGAAGTCACCGCCGAATCCGAGGACGGCGAAATCATGGGGCTTCGCCACCGGGAGCACTTAACCGAAGGCATCCAGTTTCACCCGGAATCGATCATGACCACCATCGGCAAACGGATTCTCAGAAACTTTGTCAATATGTCCCATGAATTCGCATAA